From Brienomyrus brachyistius isolate T26 chromosome 21, BBRACH_0.4, whole genome shotgun sequence, the proteins below share one genomic window:
- the LOC125716377 gene encoding LOW QUALITY PROTEIN: serotransferrin-1-like (The sequence of the model RefSeq protein was modified relative to this genomic sequence to represent the inferred CDS: substituted 1 base at 1 genomic stop codon) translates to MKVLLASILLGCLGGISAAIFPKSTKVRWCLKSEQEKKKCDDFVAKAEAAFACILRSGTDECIRAIKEGQADAITLDGGDIYKAGLVNYNLKPIIAEDYRKDADTCYYAVAVVKKTSDFGLHDLKGKKTCHTGLNKSAGWNIPIGTLVSNGDIDWTGQEDVPLEKVVSEFFSASCVPGATPGSNLCQLCKGDCSRSHKEPYYDYTGAFQCLKDDAGEVAFVHHLTVPSSEKSNYELLCKDGTRNSIDDYKTCYLGRVPAHAVVTRKDAQLADNIWKSLQNTGSFPLFSSDGYGAKDLMFKDSTVQLVRVPEITDSFFYLGAEYMSIIRSLRKEITSKPQSNSIKWCSVGHAETVKCDQWSIESEDMGVAKINCQQGNTVEDCLKKIMRKQADAIAIDGGQVYSAGKCGLVPVMAEQYDTSMGXDSACRLSASHFGAVCYLKCLSSASFTEKCNSTGKTASSYFAVAVVKKGSGLTWSTLKGKKSCHTGLSHTAGWNIPMGLLHQDSKECDFSKYFNQSCAPGADPESSLCALCVGDGKPLHDSRYKCKPVSEELFYGYTGAFRCLVEGGGDVAFIKHTTVQENSDGNGAPWAKDVRSEDYELLCPSGPIETAPLSQYENCHLARVPAYAVVTRPESRLDVVSILKDQQNRFGLSSSEYFKMFQSRGGKDLLFRDSSKCLQEIPSLNSFEDFLGKEYVSTVETLQECVSSVPELEQSCTFHPCQQK, encoded by the exons ATGAAGGTTCTGCTCGCTTCCATTCTCTTAGGATGCCTCG GTGGAATTTCTGCTGCCATTTTTCCCAaatcaacaaaagtgagatgGTGCCTTAAATCAGAGCAGGAGAAGAAGAAGTGTGATGACTTTGTAGCCAAAGCAGAAGCTGCATTTGCTTGCATTTTGCGCTCAGGAACAGACGAGTGTATCAGAGCCATCAAG GAAGGCCAGGCAGATGCCATCACACTGGATGGGGGAGACATTTACAAAGCTGGTCTTGTAAATTATAACCTCAAACCTATAATCGCAGAAGACTACAGAAAAG ATGCAGATACCTGTTATTATGCTGTTGCTGTGGTGAAGAAAACCAGCGACTTTGGGTTACACGACCTGAAGGGGAAGAAGACATGCCACACGGGTCTGAACAAGTCTGCAGGGTGGAACATCCCCATTGGAACATTGGTGTCCAATGGTGACATTGACTGGACAGGGCAGGAGGATGTCCCCCTTGAGAAGG TGGTTTCAGAGTTCTTCTCCGCCAGCTGTGTTCCTGGTGCTACGCCTGGTTCTAATCTGTGCCAGCTGTGCAAGGGTGACTGCTCCCGCTCCCACAAAGAACCATACTACGATTATACTGGAGCCTTCCA GTGCTTGAAGGATGATGCTGGGGAAGTGGCCTTCGTGCACCATCTGACTGTACCCT CTTCAGAGAAATCAAACTATGAGCTACTGTGTAAGGATGGTACTAGGAACAGCATTGATGACTACAAAACATGTTATCTGGGCAGAGTTCCTGCCCATGCTGTTGTCACCCGCAAGGATGCTCAACTGGCAGATAACATTTGGAAAAGTCTTCAAAATACTGGG TCTTTCCCCCTCTTCTCATCTGATGGCTATGGAGCCAAAGACCTTATGTTTAAGGACTCCACGGTTCAGCTTGTTCGGGTGCCTGAGATCACCGATTCCTTCTTCTACCTGGGTGCAGAATACATGAGTATCATTCGGTCTCTGAGGAAAG AGATTACCTCAAAGCCGCAATCCAACTCCATAAAATGGTGCTCTGTGGGCCATGCTGAGACGGTCAAGTGTGACCAGTGGTCCATTGAAAGCGAGGACATGGGTGTGGCCAAGATAAACTGCCAACAGGGGAACACTGTGGAAGACTGCCTAAAAAAGATTATG CGCAAGCAGGCAGATGCCATAGCTATTGATGGCGGTCAGGTGTATTCAGCAGGGAAGTGTGGGCTGGTGCCAGTGATGGCAGAGCAGTATGACACAAGTATGGGGTAGGATAGTGCCTGTAGGCTGTCTGCTAGTCACTTTGGTGCTGTGTGCTACCTAAAATGTCTGTCCTCTGCTTCCTTCACAGAAAAATGTAACTCCACAGGCA AGACAGCCTCGTCTTACTTTGCGGTGGCTGTGGTGAAGAAAGGCTCGGGCCTCACCTGGAGCACACTGAAGGGGAAGAAGTCATGTCACACAGGCCTTAGTCACACAGCAGGATGGAACATCCCTATGGGTCTCCTCCACCAGGACAGCAAGGAGTGTGACTTCT CCAAGTACTTCAACCAGAGCTGTGCCCCGGGGGCAGATCCAGAATCCTCACTAtgtgctctctgtgtgggtgatGGCAAACCATTACATGATTCAAGGTACAAATGCAAGCCTGTTTCTGAGGAGCTGTTTTACGGCTACACTGGGGCCTTCAG GTGTCTGGTGGAAGGTGGTGGAGATGTTGCCTTTATTAAGCATACTACTGTCCAGGAGAACAGCGATG GAAATGGTGCTCCGTGGGCTAAAGATGTGAGGTCTGAAGACTATGAGCTTCTGTGCCCCTCTGGTCCAATAGAAACGGCACCTCTAAGCCAATATGAGAACTGCCATCTAGCCAGGGTGCCTGCTTATGCTGTGGTGACACGCCCTGAAAGCCGGTTGGATGTGGTGTCTATTCTCAAAGACCAGCAG AACAGGTTTGGTTTGTCCAGCTCAGAATACTTTAAAATGTTCCAGTCAAGAGGAGGCAAAGACCTCCTTTTCAGAGACTCCTCCAAATGCCTCCAGGAGATTCCTTCTTTGAACAGCTTTGAAGACTTTCTGGGGAAGGAATATGTGTCTACTGTCGAGACATTGCAGGAATGTGTTAGCAGTGTGCCAG agctggagcaatCCTGCACGTTTCATCCATGCCAACAGAAGTAG
- the ubxn7 gene encoding UBX domain-containing protein 7 gives MAAIGDTSALGLNGLIQQFTAITGATESVGKHMLEACDNNLEMAVTMFLDGGGMVEEPSTSSSSAGASSSRAPPTEEEVRAPIPQKQDILVEPEPLYGVPKRRRPARSIFDGFRDFQTETIRQEQELRNGSTVDKKLSTLADLFRPPIELMHKGSFETAKDCGQLENKWLMINIQNVQDFACQCLNRDVWSNDAVKTIIREHFVFWQVYHDSEEGQRYIQFYKLNKFPYISILDPRTGQKMVEWNHLDAPSFLEQVTGFLTEHGQLDGLSSHPPPAKRARSESLIDASEDSQLEAAIRASLEETHYESQQTRPDSRSEEDSDAEPFSDSEGLISVDGSDEEAPVQAPPPCPDSPARHRKSPHKESSHRKEESKKNHLEKPVVSQPCRESLGTARRQNSGSRACEPGAEEHGSPGQPSDSGPKAQLMLRYPDGQREQIALSAQATLMALVRHIQSKGYPNERFELVTNFPRRKLSHLDYDITLQEAGLCPQETVFVQERN, from the exons GTGCGACTGAGAGTGTTGGGAAACACATGCTAGAGGCTTGTGACAATaacctggagatggctgtgacTATGTTTCTGGATGGAGGGGGTATGGTTGAGGAGCCTAGCACCAGCTCCAGTTCTGCAGGGGCTTCCAGCAGCAGAGCACCCCCTACAGA GGAGGAGGTGCGAGCCCCTATACCACAGAAGCAAGACATCCTGGTGGAACCAGAGCCACTGTATGGAG TGCCAAAAAGACGACGGCCAGCCAGATCCATCTTCGACGGCTTCAGAGACTTCCAGACAGAGACTA TCCGACAGGAGCAGGAGCTGAGGAATGGCAGCACAGTGGATAAGAAACTCAGCACCCTGGCTGATTTGTTTAGGCCCCCCATTGAGCTAATGCACAAGGGCAGCTTTGAGACG GCCAAGGACTGTGGACAGCTGGAGAACAAGTGGCTGATGATCAACATCCAGAACGTGCAGGATTTTGCTTGTCAGTGTCTGAACAGGGATGTGTGGAGCAATGATGCCGTGAAAACCATCATCAGAGAGCACTTTGTGTTCTGGCAG GTATACCACGACAGCGAGGAGGGGCAGCGCTACATCCAGTTCTACAAACTGAACAAGTTCCCTTACATCTCCATCCTGGACCCCCGCACAG GCCAGAAGATGGTGGAGTGGAACCATCTAGATGCGCCGTCCTTCCTGGAGCAGGTGACGGGATTTCTGACAGAACACGGGCAGCTCGACGGCCTGTCCAGTCACCCCCCTCCCGCCAAACGCGCGCGCTCT gagaGTCTGATTGACGCCAGCGAGGACAGCCAGCTGGAAGCCGCCATTCGAGCCTCACTGGAGGAGACCCATTATGAATCCCAGCAGACTCGGCCGGACTCGCGCTCTGAGGAAGACTCGGACGCAGAGCCCTTCTCAGACAGCGAGGGGCTCATCTCCGTGGACGGCTCCGATGAGGAGGCCCCCGTCCAGGCTCCACCTCCTTGCCCAGACAGCCCCGCTCGCCACAGGAAGTCCCCACATAAAGAGTCCAGCCACAGGAAGGAGGAGAGCAAGAAGAACCACCTGGAGAAGCCTGTCGTGTCACAGCCCTGCAGAGAGAGTCTCGGCACGGCGCGGAGGCAGAACTCGGGATCGAGGGCGTGCGAGCCCGGCGCTGAGGAGCATGGCAGTCCAGGCCAACCTAGCGACAGCG GTCCGAAGGCTCAGCTTATGTTGCGCTACCCGGATGGGCAACGGGAGCAGATCGCCCTGTCTGCTCAAGCCACGCTCATG GCGCTGGTGAGACATATCCAGTCTAAAGGTTATCCAAACGAACGCTTCGAACTCGTCACCAACTTCCCACGACGGAAACTCTCTCACTTGGACTATGACATCACGCTGCAGGAGGCAGGGCTGTGTCCGCAAGAGACTGTCTTTGTGCAGGAGAGGAATTAG
- the LOC125716378 gene encoding serotransferrin-1-like, with protein sequence MKVLLASILLGCLVGFSAAFWVTDPPVKWCLKSAKEKKKCDDLAAKAEAKFACVLRSGTDECITAIKEGQADAITLDGGDIYKAGLKNYDLKPIIAEHYGKDTETCYYAVAVVKKTSNFGLHQLKGKKTCHTGLNKSAGWNMPIGTLVSNGDIKWTGQEDVPLEKVVSEFFSASCVPGATPGSNLCQLCKGDCSRSHKEPYYDYAGAFQCLKDDAGEVAFVKHLTVPSSEKAEYELLCKDGTRKSIDEYKDCHLSRVPAHAIVSRTDPELADNIWESLQHTGGFPLFSSEAYEGKDLMFKDSTTQLVRVPNNTDSYSYLGAEYMSIIGSLHKEGSSEAQTSSIKWCAVGHAETGKCDKWSLENVEAKIECQQGKTVEDCLRKIMRKEADAMAIDGGQVYTAGKCGLVPVMVEQYDAANCGSSVKTTSSYFAVAVVKKGSGLTWGTLKGKKSCHTGLSRTAGWNIPMGLLHQESKECDFSKYFSQSCAPGADPESSLCALCVGDGKQINDPVYKCKPRAEEQFYGYAGAFRCLVEGGGDVAFIKHTTAQENSDGNGAPWAKDVRSEDYELLCPSGPKETLPLSEFKNCHLAEVPAHAVVTRPERRQDVVSILNDQQTRFGGSGSEDFKMFQSEEGKNLLFKDSTKCLQEIPSLNSFEDFLGKEYVQAIKALRECASSVPELEQACTFHSCQQKS encoded by the exons ATGAAGGTTCTGCTCGCTTCCATTCTCTTAGGATGCCTCG TAGGATTTTCTGCAGCCTTTTGGGTCACAGATCCACCAGTGAAATGGTGCCTAAAATCTGCTAAGGAGAAGAAGAAGTGTGATGATCTGGCTGCCAAAGCAGAAGCTAAATTCGCCTGCGTTTTGCGCTCGGGGACCGATGAGTGCATCACAGCCATCAAG GAAGGCCAGGCAGATGCCATCACACTGGATGGGGGAGACATTTACAAAGCTGGTCTCAAGAATTATGACCTCAAACCTATCATCGCAGAACACTACGGAAAAG ATACAGAAACCTGTTATTATGCTGTTGCTGTGGTGAAGAAAACCAGCAACTTTGGGTTACATCAGCTGAAGGGGAAGAAGACATGCCACACAGGTCTGAACAAGTCTGCAGGGTGGAACATGCCCATTGGAACATTGGTGTCCAATGGTGACATTAAATGGACAGGGCAGGAGGATGTCCCCCTTGAGAAGG TGGTTTCAGAGTTCTTCTCCGCCAGCTGTGTTCCCGGTGCTACTCCTGGTTCTAATCTGTGCCAGCTGTGCAAGGGTGACTGCTCCCGCTCCCACAAAGAACCGTACTACGATTATGCTGGAGCCTTCCA GTGCTTGAAGGATGATGCTGGTGAAGTTGCCTTTGTGAAGCATCTGACAGTCCCCT CCTCAGAGAAGGCGGAATACGAGCTACTGTGCAAAGACGGTACCAGGAAGAGCATTGATGAGTACAAAGATTGCCATTTGAGCAGAGTCCCTGCCCATGCCATTGTTAGCCGCACGGATCCTGAATTAGCAGATAACATCTGGGAGAGTCTACAACACACTGGG GGTTTCCCCCTCTTCTCATCTGAAGCCTATGAAGGCAAAGACCTTATGTTTAAGGACTCCACCACTCAACTTGTTCGGGTGCCTAATAACACCGATTCCTACTCATACCTGGGTGCCGAATACATGAGTATCATTGGGTCTCTGCATAAAG AGGGAAGCTCAGAGGCGCAGACCAGCTCCATTAAGTGGTGCGCCGTGGGCCATGCTGAGACCGGCAAGTGTGACAAGTGGTCCTTGGAAAATGTTGAGGCCAAGATTGAGTGTCAGCAGGGGAAGACTGTGGAAGACTGCCTAAGAAAGATTATG CGCAAAGAGGCAGATGCCATGGCAATCGATGGCGGTCAGGTGTATACAGCAGGGAAGTGTGGGTTGGTACCAGTGATGGTAGAGCAATATGACGCAG CCAACTGTGGCTCCTCAGTGA AGACAACCTCGTCTTACTTTGCGGTGGCTGTGGTGAAGAAAGGCTCGGGCCTCACCTGGGGCACACTGAAGGGGAAGAAGTCATGTCACACAGGCCTTAGCCGCACAGCAGGATGGAACATCCCTATGGGTCTCCTCCACCAGGAAAGCAAGGAGTGTGACTTCT CCAAATACTTCAGCCAGAGCTGTGCCCCGGGGGCAGATCCCGAATCCTCGCTGTGTGCTCTCTGTGTGGGCGATGGCAAGCAAATAAATGACCCAGTCTACAAATGTAAGCCCAGAGCTGAGGAGCAGTTCTATGGCTACGCTGGAGCCTTCAG GTGTCTGGTGGAAGGTGGTGGAGATGTTGCCTTTATTAAGCATACTACTGCCCAGGAGAACAGCGATG GAAATGGTGCTCCGTGGGCTAAAGATGTGAGGTCTGAAGACTATGAGCTTCTGTGCCCCTCTGGTCCAAAAGAAACGCTGCCTCTAAGTGAATTCAAGAactgccatctggctgaggTGCCGGCTCACGCTGTGGTGACACGCCCTGAACGCCGGCAGGATGTGGTGTCTATTCTCAATGATCAGCAG ACCAGGTTTGGCGGGTCTGGCTCCGAAGACTTTAAAATGTTCCAGTCAGAAGAAGGCAAAAACCTCCTTTTCAAAGACTCCACCAAATGCCTCCAGGAGATTCCATCTCTGAACAGCTTTGAAGACTTTCTGGGGAAGGAATATGTACAAGCTATCAAAGCTTTGCGGGAATGTGCTAGCAGTGTGCCAG AACTGGAGCAGGCCTGCACATTCCACTCGTGCCAGCAGAAATCATAG